One window of the Candidatus Zixiibacteriota bacterium genome contains the following:
- a CDS encoding Peptidase M16 domain protein: MKQCSLCLVAALALIGLFGTTASAQNIDAKEYWLNNGMQVLMVERHETPTVMAAIAARVGSANEIPGITGISHLFEHMMFKGTKTIGTKDITRELVIMSQLDSLRALMRGEERTMREEYRRGQINDMLAPEAKTPRYRELDKIFDSLVVAERQLIIKDQLDQIYSKNGGFFMNAFTSEDMTAYFVRIPSNKLELYMWLESDRFQNPVFREFYSERDVVREERRLGLESTPTGSIEEEFQAMFWKSSSYAWPVVGWPSDLQSITREQADAYYNTYYSPNNLTMILVGDFKPDETIKMVKKYFERIPRGKVDPPDVVTLEEKQSGEKMLLAEAETSPTAEIWYHTVAWKNKDSYPLQVLAGIMGGKTGRLFKKLVEEKAIAKSSSGGGGRRMFGGEALAVNASQDSRKYAGAFEISAEGISGVKAEQLEAAINEVVDDLKNNSVSPEELQKVKNQMRVQNIRAMDIMSGMGIIFYLGQNAAYGDWKEANNNLKMCDSVTADDIKRVANTYFAPDQRDVLLINTKATAGGEDEGGEDPRFAQFVQMIQKMSDAAKLEQMIGMFSSQMDQVTDPKEKAQMEKLLKVATDHLQELKAAEQK, from the coding sequence ATGAAACAATGCTCTCTTTGTCTGGTGGCCGCCCTGGCCCTTATCGGTCTGTTCGGCACCACGGCGTCGGCACAGAATATCGACGCCAAAGAATATTGGCTGAATAACGGCATGCAGGTCCTGATGGTCGAGCGCCACGAAACTCCGACCGTTATGGCCGCCATCGCCGCCCGGGTCGGTTCCGCCAATGAAATCCCCGGAATCACCGGGATATCTCATCTCTTCGAGCATATGATGTTTAAAGGAACCAAAACGATTGGCACCAAGGACATCACCAGAGAACTGGTTATAATGTCCCAGCTCGATTCGTTGCGTGCCCTGATGCGGGGCGAAGAACGTACCATGCGCGAGGAATACCGCCGCGGGCAAATCAATGATATGCTGGCCCCCGAAGCCAAAACGCCGCGCTATCGCGAACTGGACAAAATCTTCGACAGTCTGGTCGTCGCCGAACGGCAACTCATTATCAAGGATCAACTCGACCAGATCTATAGCAAGAACGGCGGTTTCTTCATGAATGCTTTCACCTCCGAAGATATGACCGCCTATTTCGTTCGTATCCCCAGCAATAAACTCGAATTATACATGTGGCTGGAATCGGATCGCTTTCAGAACCCCGTCTTCCGTGAATTCTATTCGGAACGCGATGTCGTCCGCGAAGAGCGTCGGCTCGGTCTGGAATCGACCCCGACCGGTTCGATCGAAGAGGAATTTCAGGCCATGTTCTGGAAGTCCTCATCCTATGCCTGGCCGGTGGTCGGTTGGCCCTCCGATTTGCAGAGTATCACCCGCGAACAGGCCGACGCCTATTACAATACCTATTATTCTCCGAACAATCTGACTATGATTCTTGTCGGGGATTTTAAACCTGATGAGACCATTAAGATGGTCAAGAAATATTTCGAGCGGATTCCCCGGGGCAAAGTCGATCCGCCCGATGTCGTCACGCTGGAAGAAAAGCAGAGCGGTGAGAAGATGCTTCTGGCCGAGGCCGAAACCAGCCCCACCGCTGAAATCTGGTATCATACGGTCGCCTGGAAAAACAAGGACAGTTATCCCTTGCAGGTCCTCGCCGGAATCATGGGCGGAAAGACGGGACGGCTGTTCAAAAAGCTGGTCGAGGAAAAAGCCATCGCCAAAAGCTCGAGCGGCGGTGGGGGACGGCGGATGTTCGGGGGAGAGGCCCTGGCGGTGAACGCCAGTCAGGATTCCCGTAAATATGCCGGCGCCTTTGAAATTTCTGCCGAAGGTATCTCCGGCGTCAAGGCTGAACAACTGGAAGCGGCCATTAATGAAGTCGTCGACGATCTGAAAAACAATTCCGTTTCTCCCGAGGAACTTCAGAAGGTGAAAAATCAGATGCGGGTACAGAACATCCGGGCCATGGATATCATGTCCGGAATGGGCATCATATTCTATCTGGGGCAGAATGCCGCTTACGGCGACTGGAAGGAAGCCAATAATAATCTGAAAATGTGCGATTCGGTGACCGCCGATGATATCAAACGCGTCGCCAATACCTATTTTGCCCCCGACCAGCGCGATGTGCTATTAATTAATACTAAGGCCACCGCCGGAGGCGAGGACGAAGGCGGCGAAGATCCCCGCTTCGCCCAGTTCGTACAGATGATTCAAAAAATGAGCGATGCCGCCAAACTGGAGCAAATGATCGGCATGTTCTCGTCCCAGATGGATCAGGTAACCGATCCGAAAGAAAAAGCCCAGATGGAAAAATTGCTCAAGGTCGCCACCGACCATCTCCAAGAACTAAAAGCCGCCGAGCAGAAATAG
- the crt gene encoding 3-hydroxybutyryl-CoA dehydratase, producing the protein MEYKNIMVKKEDRLAIVTINREKALNALNDETVTELQDFFRHSWMDNSFGCVIVTGIGKAFVAGADIAELAACDVKKAVKKSMLGLYLMQTIENYPKPVIAAVNGFALGGGCELAMACDIRLASDKAKFGQPEVNLGLIPGYGGTQRLARLVGRGKAKQLIFTGDMIDAHEAHRIGLADEVYPAEELMDKAIAMAKTILSRSPIAVATAKECINRGLDTSMQVGCDLEKTSFGNIYGTEDAMEGMKAFLEKRKAEFKGA; encoded by the coding sequence ATGGAATACAAAAATATAATGGTCAAAAAAGAGGATCGTCTGGCGATTGTCACCATCAATCGCGAGAAGGCCCTCAATGCCCTGAACGACGAAACCGTAACCGAACTCCAGGACTTTTTCCGTCATTCCTGGATGGATAATTCTTTCGGCTGCGTGATCGTCACCGGTATCGGCAAGGCCTTCGTGGCCGGAGCCGATATCGCCGAACTGGCGGCCTGCGATGTCAAAAAAGCCGTCAAAAAATCGATGCTCGGTCTCTACCTGATGCAGACGATCGAGAATTATCCCAAGCCGGTCATCGCCGCGGTCAACGGTTTTGCCCTCGGCGGCGGGTGCGAACTGGCGATGGCCTGCGATATCCGTCTCGCCTCGGATAAGGCCAAATTCGGCCAGCCCGAAGTGAACCTCGGCCTGATTCCCGGCTACGGCGGCACTCAGCGTCTGGCCCGACTGGTCGGACGCGGCAAAGCCAAGCAGTTGATTTTCACCGGCGACATGATCGACGCCCACGAGGCGCATCGCATCGGGTTGGCCGATGAAGTCTATCCCGCCGAGGAATTGATGGACAAAGCAATCGCCATGGCCAAAACCATTCTCTCCCGCTCGCCCATCGCCGTGGCGACGGCAAAAGAGTGCATCAACCGCGGTCTCGATACCAGCATGCAGGTCGGCTGCGATCTGGAAAAAACCAGTTTCGGCAACATCTACGGCACCGAAGACGCCATGGAAGGTATGAAAGCCTTCCTCGAAAAGCGCAAGGCCGAATTCAAGGGAGCATGA
- a CDS encoding hypothetical protein (Evidence 5 : Unknown function): MNSLGGRRTARRPFFMNRFSQVMIRFLSLIFPALLLFPVVNAGDLSEITDSLNSHPPELIYRIDITDDTISLAYATVHLNRGTLWLSRIDSVSNCAAFFDGDGSFVYRPPDDMETQQVQRFYGSDSAIVPFDEIYFAFPSGSKFPAAFIARAVKNEPPFDIRNKYSRIIKIPEQTLKYNLTLDIYKAAIENRQNFLWIDIAQGSAHTIYSYNPYDREQISLYLYSPRFSAPQLVSSCTDSEAAVPFRHEYDLFHYDISLDISTTGKSSLFCKMQLGLEQNGLKLLQFGFPAQYDVDSALSGGEKISYYKQKDHSLLTISIPDNNRAGDTITVAVAYRANLFYHLINRGVVQENLIQWYPHCDYRHPANFDIKYTIDKGYDFISVGEKQIDSLLDGRQLLEFTTAFPVTYASFNYGLFDTLAFVADSIPITIYSLSRAHGGKLLNRGNIKKVADDILGAFRFYSENIAPYPFKTLEVDDISVDYGQSSPGMVHLAGVTYDKSVHGVDDLFRAHETAHQWWGHLVVPKTYHDVWLSEGLAEYSATLYIQTVKKEEKQFHELLGAWKKAITTKGATALGLSDGYRAGAIALGSRLRSELSPADYNIIIYYKAAYMLHMLRYQLDSTDTDPGNFMRLLSDFANRYGHKLATGEDFIETVRPYLGARTDRFFKHWLYGWKIPRIEKKYQKKENGSVTLDLYVTDIDSDFETPYPVRFKLSDNSSLTVIYSLKLGNNHFKFHPGNRLTVKNVEFNPDYDILEK; encoded by the coding sequence ATGAACTCTCTGGGCGGCCGCCGGACGGCGCGCCGCCCTTTTTTTATGAATCGATTTTCTCAAGTGATGATCCGCTTTTTATCCTTAATATTTCCGGCACTATTATTATTTCCCGTCGTCAATGCCGGCGATTTGAGCGAAATTACTGACTCCCTTAACAGCCATCCGCCGGAATTGATCTACAGAATTGATATAACCGATGATACCATCTCTCTTGCTTACGCCACCGTCCATTTGAATAGGGGCACTCTCTGGCTCAGCCGGATTGATTCGGTTTCTAATTGCGCCGCCTTTTTCGACGGCGATGGCTCCTTTGTCTATCGTCCTCCCGATGATATGGAAACACAGCAGGTGCAGAGATTTTACGGTAGCGATTCCGCCATCGTGCCATTCGACGAGATATATTTCGCCTTTCCGTCCGGCTCCAAATTTCCTGCCGCATTTATTGCGAGGGCCGTCAAAAACGAGCCGCCCTTTGATATCAGAAATAAGTACAGCCGGATAATCAAAATACCGGAGCAAACTCTCAAATACAATCTCACTCTGGATATCTACAAAGCCGCCATCGAAAATCGTCAGAATTTTCTCTGGATCGATATCGCACAGGGCTCCGCTCACACCATTTATTCGTACAACCCCTATGATCGGGAGCAGATTTCTCTCTATCTTTATTCGCCGCGCTTTTCCGCCCCGCAACTGGTCTCCTCCTGTACCGACAGTGAAGCAGCCGTTCCGTTCCGCCACGAGTATGATTTATTTCATTATGATATCTCTCTCGACATTTCCACGACCGGGAAATCGAGTCTGTTCTGTAAGATGCAACTGGGACTCGAACAAAATGGTCTGAAACTTCTGCAATTTGGCTTCCCGGCGCAGTATGATGTCGATTCGGCCCTGTCCGGCGGCGAAAAGATTTCTTACTATAAGCAGAAGGACCATTCGCTTTTGACAATATCGATCCCCGATAATAATCGGGCCGGAGATACTATTACGGTCGCGGTCGCTTATCGCGCCAATCTGTTCTATCACCTGATCAACCGCGGTGTCGTGCAGGAAAATCTCATCCAGTGGTACCCGCATTGCGATTACCGCCATCCGGCCAATTTCGATATTAAGTACACCATCGATAAGGGGTACGATTTCATTTCGGTCGGCGAGAAACAGATAGATTCACTTCTCGACGGCCGGCAATTGCTGGAATTCACTACGGCCTTCCCCGTCACTTATGCTAGTTTCAATTACGGTCTCTTTGATACTCTGGCTTTCGTGGCGGACTCGATTCCGATAACCATTTATTCGCTTTCCCGCGCCCACGGCGGAAAACTGCTGAACCGGGGGAATATCAAGAAAGTGGCCGATGATATCCTCGGGGCCTTTAGGTTTTATTCCGAAAATATCGCCCCCTACCCCTTCAAGACCCTTGAAGTCGACGACATCTCGGTTGATTACGGTCAGAGTTCCCCCGGGATGGTGCATCTGGCGGGGGTGACCTACGACAAATCGGTTCACGGTGTCGATGACCTCTTCCGCGCCCATGAGACGGCCCATCAATGGTGGGGACACCTGGTGGTGCCGAAGACCTATCATGACGTCTGGCTGTCGGAAGGGCTGGCGGAATACTCGGCGACGCTCTATATCCAAACCGTCAAGAAAGAAGAAAAGCAGTTCCATGAACTCCTCGGGGCCTGGAAAAAGGCGATTACGACCAAAGGTGCCACCGCTCTCGGTCTTTCCGACGGCTACCGGGCCGGTGCGATTGCCCTGGGTAGCCGTCTCCGCTCGGAACTCTCGCCGGCCGATTACAATATCATCATTTATTACAAAGCTGCCTATATGCTCCATATGCTCCGCTACCAACTCGATTCCACAGATACCGATCCAGGAAATTTCATGCGCCTCCTGTCGGACTTCGCCAATCGCTACGGTCATAAGTTGGCGACAGGCGAAGACTTTATTGAAACCGTCCGCCCTTATCTTGGAGCGCGGACCGACCGATTCTTTAAGCACTGGCTCTATGGCTGGAAAATCCCCCGAATAGAAAAGAAGTATCAGAAAAAAGAGAATGGAAGCGTCACGCTGGATCTTTACGTTACCGATATCGACAGCGATTTCGAGACTCCCTATCCGGTTCGCTTCAAATTGTCCGACAACTCTTCTCTGACCGTCATCTACTCTCTGAAATTGGGGAACAATCACTTTAAATTTCATCCCGGCAATCGGCTGACCGTCAAAAATGTCGAATTTAATCCCGATTATGATATCCTCGAAAAGTAG
- the hbd gene encoding 3-hydroxybutyryl-CoA dehydrogenase: MIKKVGVVGLGQMGGGITQVAAQAGFSVIANDATDEFIAKGIRNITKQLDKAIEKGKLDAAGKEKILGNIKTTTELADFKDCDLVIEAVTENMAVKKEIFAELDKICRPETIFASNTSSLPVGDLAAVTKRRDKFLGLHFFNPVPVMKLVEVVKQLDTSEATFEAAFSFAQAVGKTPVKAKDSPGFIVNVLLIPYLLDAIRQYENGLATREDIDSAMMQGCGHPMGPLTLTDFIGLDTTLYIADIFFDEFKDSHYAAPPLLRRMVNAGYLGKKSGRGFYDYNK; the protein is encoded by the coding sequence ATGATTAAAAAGGTCGGAGTAGTCGGACTCGGCCAGATGGGCGGCGGTATCACGCAGGTCGCGGCCCAGGCCGGATTTAGTGTTATTGCCAACGACGCCACCGATGAGTTTATCGCCAAAGGCATTCGCAATATCACCAAACAACTCGATAAGGCGATCGAAAAGGGAAAACTCGACGCCGCCGGCAAGGAGAAAATCCTCGGCAACATCAAAACCACCACCGAACTGGCCGATTTCAAGGATTGCGATCTGGTCATCGAGGCGGTCACCGAGAATATGGCGGTCAAAAAAGAAATCTTCGCCGAACTCGACAAAATCTGCCGCCCGGAGACAATCTTCGCCTCCAATACTTCCTCTCTTCCTGTCGGAGATCTGGCCGCGGTCACCAAACGGCGCGACAAGTTCCTGGGACTCCATTTCTTCAACCCGGTGCCGGTGATGAAACTGGTCGAGGTGGTCAAACAGTTGGATACCTCCGAGGCCACTTTCGAAGCCGCCTTCTCTTTCGCGCAGGCGGTTGGGAAAACGCCGGTGAAGGCCAAAGACTCGCCGGGCTTTATTGTCAATGTCCTCTTGATTCCATATCTACTCGATGCCATCCGCCAGTATGAAAACGGGCTGGCCACCCGCGAGGATATCGACAGCGCCATGATGCAGGGATGCGGCCACCCCATGGGACCGCTCACCCTCACTGATTTCATCGGTCTCGATACGACTCTCTATATAGCCGACATCTTTTTCGATGAATTCAAGGATAGCCATTATGCCGCGCCGCCGCTTCTGCGCCGGATGGTCAATGCCGGGTATCTCGGCAAAAAAAGCGGCCGCGGATTTTACGATTACAATAAATGA
- a CDS encoding Peptidase M16 domain protein gives MKYISLRKWGYWALLMIAMTAFFLPAQSDDIVAHPDQLKFKDLNYQPPKAAEYRHTLQCGATAYIIENHETPAFNLTVMVRTGSIYEPVEKAGLADMTGYLMRNGGVTGMTAKQIDERLAYLAGDISVRIDDTRGTASLFCLSKDIDEGMGLFKKILKDPVFDTAALSRYRTDVLSELSQRNASTEDIERREWQFLMYGNHPCTTPLRRTEKSINSITRDDMLAFQKKYFFPKNFILAVSGDFKTADIISKLSALFSGWPSHELQLPPVPDQIPDPKPGVYIVEKADVNQSRIRLGHIGVKRDIPEQYALMVANDILGGGGFTSRIVSRVRSDEGLAYNAGSAFDRPVLYPGTFRAWFQTKHATAAFGTRLIVDEIKRIRTEKCDTTVVNDSKSGFIGNLVNPFSSKTSIVSTFADDQYTGRPDDYWQNYTKNIQAVTPDDVLAAAQKYLHPDKLVFLIIGNADEIKKGSDKHPENIADFGNITILPLPDPMTLEVKP, from the coding sequence ATGAAATATATATCTTTGCGGAAATGGGGATACTGGGCGCTTCTGATGATTGCGATGACGGCCTTCTTTCTGCCGGCCCAGTCCGACGACATCGTCGCTCACCCCGACCAGTTGAAATTCAAAGATTTGAACTATCAGCCGCCGAAAGCGGCCGAGTACCGCCACACTTTGCAGTGCGGGGCGACCGCTTATATCATCGAGAACCACGAAACTCCGGCCTTCAACCTGACCGTGATGGTGCGGACCGGTTCCATTTATGAACCGGTCGAAAAGGCCGGGCTGGCCGATATGACCGGCTACCTGATGCGTAACGGCGGTGTCACCGGCATGACCGCCAAACAGATCGACGAACGGCTTGCTTATCTGGCCGGTGATATTTCGGTCCGGATCGATGATACCCGTGGGACCGCCAGTCTCTTCTGCCTTTCCAAGGATATCGATGAAGGAATGGGATTATTCAAAAAAATCCTGAAAGATCCCGTCTTCGATACCGCCGCTCTGAGCCGATACCGCACCGATGTCCTCTCCGAATTGAGTCAGCGTAACGCTTCAACCGAGGATATCGAACGGCGCGAATGGCAGTTCCTGATGTACGGTAATCATCCCTGCACCACGCCCCTTCGCCGTACCGAAAAATCGATCAACTCCATCACCCGGGACGACATGCTGGCCTTCCAAAAGAAATATTTCTTTCCCAAAAATTTCATCCTGGCCGTCTCGGGCGATTTTAAAACCGCCGATATTATTTCCAAACTCAGCGCCTTATTTTCCGGATGGCCCAGTCACGAACTGCAATTACCGCCGGTCCCGGATCAGATTCCCGATCCGAAGCCAGGTGTCTATATTGTCGAGAAGGCTGATGTCAATCAGTCCCGTATCCGGTTGGGCCATATCGGCGTCAAACGGGACATTCCCGAGCAGTACGCCCTTATGGTCGCCAATGACATTCTCGGTGGCGGCGGCTTTACCTCCCGTATCGTAAGCCGGGTTCGCTCCGATGAGGGCCTGGCCTATAACGCCGGCAGCGCCTTCGACCGCCCCGTCCTCTATCCCGGCACCTTCCGCGCCTGGTTCCAGACCAAGCATGCCACCGCCGCTTTCGGCACCCGGCTGATCGTGGATGAAATTAAGCGGATTCGCACCGAGAAATGCGATACCACCGTGGTAAATGACTCCAAATCCGGATTCATCGGCAACCTGGTTAATCCCTTCAGCAGTAAAACCAGTATCGTGAGTACTTTTGCCGACGATCAATACACTGGCCGTCCCGATGACTACTGGCAGAACTACACCAAAAACATACAGGCGGTGACGCCCGATGATGTCCTGGCGGCGGCCCAGAAATACCTCCACCCGGATAAGTTGGTTTTTCTGATTATCGGAAATGCTGACGAGATCAAAAAAGGCTCGGACAAACACCCTGAAAATATCGCCGATTTCGGCAATATTACTATCCTGCCGTTGCCCGACCCGATGACTCTGGAAGTCAAACCATAA
- a CDS encoding hypothetical protein (Evidence 5 : Unknown function): MTSGFDNDYSRQAVSVTHGEPPFKMLRILSTIITIFAILAAIGTVLSCISVFRSSMLIMYGSLGIIAVGITALAGGIVVVFLLTTAELIKVFLTVEQNTRTTNDWLRKRSMERQEXHAQSPVSTGP, translated from the coding sequence ATGACAAGCGGTTTTGATAATGATTATTCGCGTCAGGCCGTTTCCGTAACCCATGGTGAGCCGCCGTTCAAGATGCTGCGGATTCTTTCGACTATTATCACAATCTTCGCCATCCTGGCCGCGATCGGGACAGTTCTCTCGTGCATATCGGTGTTTCGGTCGAGCATGCTTATCATGTATGGCTCGCTCGGAATCATCGCGGTCGGCATTACGGCTCTCGCCGGCGGAATTGTAGTCGTGTTTCTCCTGACGACCGCCGAATTGATCAAAGTTTTCCTGACTGTGGAGCAAAACACCCGGACCACGAACGACTGGCTCCGGAAGCGCTCTATGGAACGTCAGGAAGNGCATGCCCAATCCCCTGTAAGCACCGGTCCATAG
- the fumC gene encoding Fumarate hydratase class II: protein MDYRIEIDTLGEVKVPIDAYFGAQTQRAVGNFPISGIQLQAEFIRAQAVIKYAAARANMEAGALDKKIGGAITVAADEILSGQMTDQFVVDIFQAGAGTSQNMNINEVIANRAAEILGGKKGEYKLVHPNDHVNMAQSTNDTIHVAIHIAAVMETNLKLLPALDLLETELTNKEKDFDRVIKCGRTHLQDAVPIRLGQEFSAYAAMMRNNKKRISESLEGLKELVIGGTAVGTGLNAPEGYRKFVIRHINEKTDQDFRVAANMFEAMQSFDAVVEFAGALRTLITGLKKIADDMRLLGSGPRTGFNEIQLPPVQPGSSIMPGKVNPVLAEMLNMICSHAVGNDACIVHASQAGQLELNVMMPIIAYNLIQEIQILAAGMTAFAEKCIRGLKANEDICLRFAERSTSLATALNPIIGYHHAARLAQQAFKEDRSVRDLALEQKLADKETLDKALDLHRMTESPEES, encoded by the coding sequence ATGGATTATCGCATTGAAATAGATACTCTCGGAGAAGTGAAGGTCCCCATTGATGCCTATTTCGGCGCCCAGACCCAGCGGGCAGTCGGCAATTTCCCGATTAGCGGCATTCAACTCCAGGCCGAATTTATCAGGGCCCAAGCCGTGATTAAATATGCCGCCGCCCGGGCCAATATGGAGGCCGGGGCGCTCGATAAAAAAATCGGCGGGGCGATTACCGTTGCCGCCGATGAAATTCTTTCCGGCCAAATGACCGATCAATTCGTCGTTGATATTTTCCAGGCCGGCGCCGGAACCTCGCAGAATATGAATATCAATGAAGTCATCGCCAACCGGGCCGCCGAAATCCTCGGCGGAAAGAAAGGCGAATACAAACTGGTTCACCCCAATGATCATGTCAATATGGCGCAGTCAACTAACGATACCATTCATGTCGCTATCCATATCGCCGCCGTGATGGAGACCAATCTGAAACTCCTTCCGGCGCTCGATCTTCTTGAAACGGAACTGACCAATAAAGAGAAGGATTTCGATCGCGTCATCAAATGCGGCCGTACCCATCTTCAGGATGCCGTCCCCATTCGCCTCGGTCAGGAATTTTCCGCCTATGCCGCCATGATGCGCAACAACAAGAAGCGAATCTCAGAATCTCTCGAGGGGCTCAAAGAACTGGTCATCGGCGGGACCGCCGTCGGAACCGGCCTCAACGCTCCTGAAGGATACCGGAAATTTGTAATCAGGCATATTAATGAAAAGACCGATCAGGACTTTCGTGTCGCCGCCAATATGTTCGAGGCGATGCAGAGTTTCGACGCCGTGGTGGAATTCGCCGGCGCCCTTCGTACTCTTATCACCGGTCTTAAAAAAATAGCCGATGATATGCGCCTTTTGGGCTCCGGTCCGCGCACCGGATTCAATGAGATTCAATTGCCGCCGGTCCAGCCCGGTTCATCGATCATGCCGGGCAAGGTCAACCCGGTACTGGCCGAAATGCTTAACATGATTTGCTCCCACGCCGTCGGAAATGATGCCTGTATTGTCCACGCCTCCCAGGCCGGGCAACTCGAACTCAATGTCATGATGCCGATCATCGCCTATAATCTCATTCAGGAAATACAGATCCTCGCCGCCGGGATGACCGCTTTCGCCGAAAAATGCATCCGCGGGCTGAAAGCCAATGAGGATATCTGCCTGCGGTTCGCCGAACGAAGCACCTCGCTGGCAACCGCACTGAATCCCATTATCGGCTATCATCATGCCGCCCGTTTGGCGCAACAGGCTTTTAAGGAAGATCGCTCCGTCAGAGATTTGGCTCTCGAACAGAAACTGGCCGACAAAGAGACGCTCGACAAGGCCCTCGATTTGCACCGTATGACGGAATCCCCCGAAGAATCGTAA